One genomic region from Ornithinicoccus hortensis encodes:
- a CDS encoding MFS transporter: MPSFPEGGSLRRARPLLLSNTLDAGSRQAADLGTDIIAVTVLGASATQMGLLNALGTVAFLVLGIPVGVLVDRSPTVRTLLAAGLTRAGLLSTVVLAWWVGGLTLLHLYAVALLAGVCSVVTETTQTALAPRLVGPERVGPLVARMQSAETVVGLVAPAAAGALAAAAGAGPLLGVAVAVTVCSVVVLGMSRRPRPGGADTGDDGATPAGALRRLFSEAGEGWRALVRDAVLLRLTLAAMLVNLGLAIWSAVEVLVVLRTLGLGAEVLGLIVSAGALGGLLGSLVAVPLGARLGAGPLMRCSLALLAPTAALVLVALAAPGHATPLLLTHAFLWGVLMVTYNVHLAGLVAAQTPASLLGRVSATRRTLTMGIVPAGGLLGGVLADAAGDQATVLAWCLLNAAGAGLAFSRQGGVSRAARR, encoded by the coding sequence GTGCCTTCTTTCCCTGAGGGTGGGTCGCTGCGTCGCGCCCGCCCACTGTTGCTGTCCAACACCCTCGATGCCGGGTCGCGCCAGGCGGCGGACCTCGGCACCGACATCATCGCCGTCACCGTCCTCGGAGCGTCCGCCACCCAGATGGGTCTGCTCAACGCACTGGGGACGGTGGCCTTCCTCGTGCTGGGGATCCCCGTCGGGGTCCTGGTCGACCGCTCGCCGACGGTGCGCACCCTGCTCGCTGCGGGGCTGACCCGGGCGGGCCTGCTGTCCACCGTGGTCCTGGCCTGGTGGGTCGGGGGGCTCACCCTGCTCCACCTGTATGCCGTGGCGCTCCTGGCCGGCGTGTGCTCGGTGGTCACCGAGACGACCCAGACCGCCCTCGCCCCGCGGCTGGTCGGTCCCGAGCGGGTCGGCCCGCTCGTGGCCCGGATGCAGTCCGCCGAGACCGTGGTGGGGCTGGTCGCCCCCGCTGCGGCAGGCGCCCTCGCCGCGGCCGCCGGTGCGGGCCCGTTGCTCGGTGTCGCGGTCGCCGTCACGGTGTGCTCGGTCGTCGTCCTCGGGATGAGCCGACGCCCCCGACCCGGGGGTGCCGATACCGGGGACGACGGGGCCACCCCGGCGGGCGCGTTGCGTCGGCTGTTCAGCGAGGCGGGGGAGGGCTGGCGGGCCCTGGTCCGGGACGCCGTCCTGCTGCGGCTCACCCTGGCCGCCATGCTCGTCAACCTGGGCCTGGCGATCTGGTCCGCGGTCGAGGTGCTCGTCGTGCTGCGTACCTTGGGCCTCGGTGCCGAGGTCCTCGGGCTCATCGTCTCGGCGGGTGCACTGGGCGGGCTCCTCGGATCCCTGGTCGCAGTCCCGCTCGGGGCCCGGCTGGGGGCCGGACCGCTGATGAGGTGTTCCCTGGCGCTCCTGGCGCCGACCGCGGCCCTCGTCCTGGTCGCCCTGGCGGCGCCGGGCCATGCCACGCCCCTCCTGCTCACCCACGCTTTCCTGTGGGGGGTGCTGATGGTCACCTACAACGTCCACCTGGCGGGCCTGGTGGCCGCGCAGACGCCGGCCTCGCTGTTGGGTCGGGTCTCGGCTACCCGACGCACCCTCACCATGGGGATCGTGCCCGCGGGAGGCCTGCTCGGTGGGGTGCTGGCCGACGCCGCCGGCGACCAGGCCACGGTCCTCGCCTGGTGCCTACTCAACGCCGCCGGGGCCGGGTTGGCCTTCAGCCGTCAGGGCGGCGTCAGTCGCGCAGCCAGACGGTGA
- a CDS encoding hemolysin family protein → MDSETLVNLLLVLLFVLIGGIFAGTEMAIVTLREGQVRQIEASGERGERIGTLVRNPNQFLSAVQIGVTVAGFFSSAYGGSTIAPDLVPTLRGWGIPEGLADTLALVAMTLLIAYLSLVLGELVPKRLAMQRNIAFTKVLGPPLNLFAQVVRPVIWLLSVSTNFVVRLLGGDPAATEEEMTPEEVRDLIEGHQGLRPYHRRILTDVFRASDRALNRVMRPRPDVEFLEGDLTVAEAHLQVIDSTHSRFPVTGRNVDDVLGFVHIRDLMAVPQEDRAGTRVRTVTRPILPLPGSIHVLPALARMRAEKQQIVLVVDEHGGTDGIVTMEDLVEEVVGEIYDEYDASTDPEDATLRHGQSLVVDASLNIEELEELTGAELHNDNYDTAGGLVLEQLGRLAEVGDVVEVEGLTMEVIAVQGMRIDRIRITAQPAQDGGGSAGSPAG, encoded by the coding sequence GTGGACTCCGAGACCCTCGTCAACCTGCTCCTCGTCCTGCTGTTCGTCCTGATCGGCGGGATCTTCGCCGGGACCGAGATGGCCATCGTCACGCTCCGGGAGGGCCAGGTCCGTCAGATCGAGGCCAGCGGCGAGCGGGGCGAGCGGATCGGCACGCTGGTCCGCAACCCCAACCAGTTCCTCTCCGCGGTGCAGATCGGGGTGACGGTCGCGGGGTTCTTCTCCTCGGCATACGGCGGGTCGACCATCGCCCCCGACCTGGTGCCGACCCTGCGCGGGTGGGGGATCCCCGAGGGCCTCGCCGACACCCTGGCCCTGGTCGCGATGACGCTGCTGATCGCCTACCTGTCCCTGGTGCTGGGGGAGCTGGTCCCCAAACGGTTGGCGATGCAGCGCAATATCGCCTTCACCAAGGTGCTCGGCCCCCCGCTGAACCTGTTCGCCCAGGTGGTCCGGCCGGTGATCTGGTTGCTGTCGGTCTCCACCAACTTCGTGGTCCGTCTGCTCGGCGGGGACCCGGCGGCGACCGAGGAGGAGATGACGCCGGAGGAGGTGCGCGACCTGATCGAGGGGCACCAGGGGCTGCGTCCCTACCACCGGCGGATCCTCACCGACGTCTTCCGGGCCAGCGACCGGGCACTGAACCGGGTGATGCGTCCCCGCCCAGACGTGGAGTTCCTCGAGGGGGACCTGACCGTCGCCGAGGCGCACCTGCAGGTGATCGACTCGACCCACTCGCGCTTCCCGGTGACCGGCCGCAACGTCGACGACGTGCTCGGCTTCGTGCACATCCGGGACCTGATGGCGGTGCCGCAGGAGGACCGGGCCGGCACCCGGGTGCGCACGGTGACCCGGCCGATCCTGCCGCTGCCCGGCAGCATCCACGTGCTGCCGGCGCTGGCCCGGATGCGTGCGGAGAAGCAACAGATCGTGCTGGTGGTCGACGAGCACGGCGGCACCGACGGCATCGTGACGATGGAGGACCTGGTGGAGGAGGTGGTCGGGGAGATCTACGACGAGTACGACGCCAGCACCGACCCCGAGGACGCCACCCTGCGGCACGGCCAGAGCCTGGTCGTCGATGCCTCGCTGAACATCGAGGAGCTCGAGGAGCTCACCGGTGCCGAGCTGCACAACGACAACTACGACACCGCCGGGGGGCTGGTCCTGGAGCAGCTCGGCCGGCTGGCCGAGGTCGGGGACGTGGTCGAGGTGGAGGGGCTGACCATGGAGGTGATCGCCGTGCAGGGGATGCGGATCGACCGGATCCGGATTACCGCGCAGCCGGCGCAGGACGGCGGTGGGTCGGCGGGATCACCGGCCGGGTAG
- a CDS encoding acyl-CoA thioesterase — MSEPNTVIEVPIRWSDMDAYGHVNNVQYLRYLEEARVYAFQEWFGQDRSLLEEGVLVARTEIDYLAQMPFSYQPCAIEMWCSELKAASFDIAYVVRQRGGDVVYAHAESTLVTYDLAEQRPRRLGEHETRALRALLRDPVRLRSHRRERRA, encoded by the coding sequence ATGTCCGAACCGAACACGGTCATCGAGGTCCCCATCCGGTGGTCCGACATGGACGCCTACGGCCACGTGAACAACGTGCAGTACCTGCGCTACCTGGAGGAGGCCCGCGTCTACGCCTTCCAGGAGTGGTTCGGCCAGGACCGCTCGCTGCTGGAGGAGGGGGTGCTGGTCGCGCGGACCGAGATCGACTACCTGGCCCAGATGCCGTTCAGCTACCAGCCGTGCGCGATCGAGATGTGGTGCTCGGAGCTGAAGGCCGCCTCCTTCGACATCGCGTATGTCGTGCGCCAGCGGGGCGGGGACGTGGTCTACGCGCACGCCGAGTCGACCCTGGTCACCTACGACCTGGCCGAGCAGCGGCCGCGCCGGCTGGGGGAGCACGAGACCCGTGCCCTGCGCGCCCTGCTGCGCGACCCGGTGCGGTTGCGCAGCCACCGGCGGGAGCGCCGGGCATGA
- a CDS encoding metal-dependent hydrolase family protein: MVEDGLITAVGQDAATRVTGTDGSPASGVEVVDAPGHTLTPGFVDAHVHLMVENLGGLDVMVKPFPLPFYESVGFMERTLAVGITTVRDAGGADLGLKTAQANGLIAGPRLRISVNLVGQTGGHGDHLLPSGIEMPLFPHHSGCPSGVADGPEEVRKTTRKMFRAGADQIKICTTGGVLSPADDPRHSQMTLDEIRAVVEEAQAHESYVFAHAQGTSGIRNAVLGGVRSIEHGIFLDDATIQLLLDHDVTLVPTLVAPVSVLRTAESGRSMNAAVVAKARAVLQTHRAAITRAVAAGVRIAFGTDTGVGTHGTNLEEFALLAECGMSLESVLSSATSVSADLVAPDLRVGRIAEGHRGDLVLLDRELRTTADLDGIDRAVTAVFQDGLRMR; this comes from the coding sequence GTGGTCGAGGACGGGCTGATCACCGCCGTCGGGCAGGATGCCGCCACCCGGGTCACCGGGACCGACGGGTCCCCGGCCAGCGGCGTCGAGGTGGTGGATGCGCCGGGGCACACGCTGACGCCGGGCTTCGTGGACGCCCACGTCCACCTGATGGTGGAGAACCTCGGCGGTCTGGACGTCATGGTCAAGCCGTTCCCGCTGCCGTTCTACGAGTCCGTCGGCTTCATGGAGCGCACCCTCGCCGTAGGCATCACCACCGTGCGGGACGCCGGGGGCGCCGACCTCGGGCTGAAGACCGCCCAGGCCAACGGACTGATCGCCGGCCCACGGCTACGGATCTCGGTCAACCTGGTGGGTCAGACCGGAGGGCACGGGGACCACCTGCTGCCGTCCGGCATCGAGATGCCGTTGTTCCCGCACCACTCCGGCTGCCCGTCCGGGGTGGCCGACGGGCCGGAGGAGGTGCGCAAGACCACCCGGAAGATGTTCCGGGCAGGCGCCGACCAGATCAAGATCTGCACCACCGGCGGCGTCCTCAGTCCCGCGGACGACCCGCGCCACTCCCAGATGACCCTCGATGAGATCCGCGCCGTGGTGGAGGAGGCGCAGGCCCACGAGTCCTACGTCTTCGCGCACGCACAGGGGACGTCCGGGATCCGCAACGCCGTCCTGGGCGGGGTCCGCTCCATCGAGCACGGGATCTTCCTGGACGACGCCACGATCCAGCTGCTGCTCGACCACGACGTCACCCTGGTGCCGACCCTGGTCGCCCCGGTCTCCGTGCTGCGCACGGCCGAGTCGGGCCGGTCGATGAACGCGGCTGTCGTGGCCAAGGCCCGTGCGGTCCTGCAGACCCACCGGGCGGCGATCACGCGGGCGGTCGCGGCCGGGGTCCGGATCGCCTTCGGCACCGACACCGGGGTCGGCACCCACGGGACCAACCTGGAGGAGTTCGCCCTGCTGGCCGAGTGCGGGATGTCCCTGGAGTCCGTGCTGTCCTCCGCCACGTCGGTCAGCGCAGACCTGGTCGCACCGGACCTGCGGGTGGGCCGGATCGCCGAGGGACACCGGGGCGACCTGGTGCTGCTCGACCGCGAGCTGCGGACCACGGCCGACCTCGACGGCATTGACCGGGCAGTGACCGCCGTCTTCCAAGACGGGCTCCGCATGCGTTGA
- a CDS encoding acyl-CoA thioesterase, with product MNASLEDPVDDLLDVLDLSYEGSTTVRVSSTAGVVEDLRDSEGEVYVGRSQPMPTGRVFGGQVLAQCVVAAGRTVDVDDGDGPRLIHSLHGYFLRPGDANRPIRFLVDRMRDGGSFSARRVHAVQEGRILLSMIASFQESADGLDHQVPMPQVTAPEGLPSDAELLADVDHPAAQHAARRAVEMRHVDAPLYLGPDPDPRVDQSVWLRLPRTLPDDPLLHSAVLAYASDYSLLEPVLRRHGISWGDPRLRIASLDHAMWFHRPGRADEWILYTQRTPSAEGGRGLGQGHMFARDGTLLATVGQEGMVRLKG from the coding sequence GTGAACGCATCGCTGGAGGACCCGGTCGACGACCTGCTCGACGTGCTGGACCTGTCCTATGAGGGCAGCACCACCGTGCGGGTCTCCTCGACCGCCGGGGTGGTCGAGGACCTGCGCGACTCCGAGGGGGAGGTGTATGTCGGGCGCAGCCAGCCGATGCCCACCGGCCGGGTGTTCGGTGGTCAGGTCCTGGCCCAGTGCGTGGTCGCCGCGGGCCGGACGGTGGACGTCGACGACGGTGACGGCCCCCGGCTGATCCACTCGCTGCACGGCTACTTCCTGCGTCCCGGGGACGCGAACCGGCCGATCCGCTTCCTGGTCGACCGGATGCGCGACGGCGGATCGTTCTCGGCGCGCCGGGTGCACGCGGTGCAGGAAGGTCGGATCCTGCTGTCGATGATCGCCTCCTTCCAGGAGAGCGCCGACGGGCTGGACCACCAGGTGCCGATGCCACAGGTCACCGCCCCCGAGGGGCTGCCCTCGGACGCCGAGCTGCTCGCCGACGTGGACCACCCCGCCGCGCAGCACGCGGCCCGCCGGGCGGTCGAGATGCGCCACGTCGACGCCCCGCTCTACCTGGGGCCCGACCCGGACCCGCGGGTGGACCAGTCGGTCTGGCTCCGGCTGCCGCGCACCCTGCCCGACGACCCCTTGCTGCACAGCGCCGTCCTGGCCTACGCCTCGGACTACAGCCTGCTCGAGCCGGTCCTCCGGCGGCACGGCATCTCCTGGGGCGACCCCCGGCTGCGGATCGCCAGCCTCGACCATGCGATGTGGTTCCACCGCCCCGGCCGCGCCGACGAGTGGATCCTCTACACCCAGCGCACGCCCTCCGCCGAGGGCGGACGCGGCCTCGGCCAGGGGCACATGTTCGCCCGGGACGGCACCCTGCTGGCGACCGTCGGCCAGGAGGGCATGGTCCGGCTCAAGGGGTGA
- a CDS encoding ABC transporter ATP-binding protein: MNSDVRVDGVSHRFGSRTALNAVTFDLRTGATGLLGPNGAGKTTLLSILTTVRQPSSGSVEVFGHRLNTREGRHAARALIGFLPQRFSVPALMQARDLVAYSAYCHGVERGEVYRCANDALEQVGLSDIAGRRMRSLSGGQRQRVGIAATIAHGPRLLVLDEPTVGLDPEVRIEFRRLISELARERLVVLSTHMVEDVQRSCTNTLVLHEGKVLFHGLTAALEVHEGSWNDEYSSPLEQGYLERLKGA; this comes from the coding sequence GTGAACAGTGACGTGCGTGTCGACGGGGTGTCCCACCGCTTCGGTTCCAGGACGGCGCTGAACGCAGTGACATTCGACCTGCGAACAGGTGCAACTGGCCTCCTCGGCCCAAACGGCGCTGGCAAGACCACACTTCTGTCGATCCTGACGACGGTGAGGCAGCCGTCGTCGGGGTCGGTAGAGGTGTTCGGCCACCGGCTGAACACCAGGGAAGGGCGGCATGCGGCCCGGGCACTGATCGGCTTCCTACCTCAGCGTTTCAGCGTCCCGGCACTTATGCAGGCACGCGACCTGGTCGCGTATTCCGCCTACTGTCATGGCGTCGAGCGTGGTGAGGTCTATCGCTGTGCCAATGATGCGCTGGAACAGGTCGGGTTGTCAGACATCGCTGGCCGGCGGATGCGAAGCCTTTCTGGTGGACAGCGCCAACGTGTGGGGATCGCAGCGACAATTGCGCACGGCCCCCGGCTCCTCGTGCTCGATGAACCCACCGTGGGTCTTGATCCAGAGGTACGCATCGAGTTTCGGAGGCTGATCTCTGAACTTGCTCGTGAGAGGCTGGTCGTCCTATCGACGCACATGGTTGAGGACGTTCAGCGGTCCTGCACCAACACCCTCGTACTCCATGAGGGCAAGGTTCTCTTCCACGGCCTTACTGCGGCCTTAGAAGTACACGAAGGTTCCTGG